Genomic window (Vitis riparia cultivar Riparia Gloire de Montpellier isolate 1030 chromosome 4, EGFV_Vit.rip_1.0, whole genome shotgun sequence):
cctcctttggaaATGTATTGCTTCTTCCACATGGACAACCTCTTGTGAAGCCTCTTTTCCACGCCATCCCAAGCTACCATGGACTTAAACGAAGCACCCAACGGGAGCCCCAAGTAAGAGAAAGGGAGGCTTCCCACCTAACAACCAAGTTCAGAAGCCAATTCCTCTACAATATCCGCTCTACCCACCGAAATTAACTCATTTTTATCCAAACTAATTCTCAACCCCAAAATAGTCTCAAACCACAAAAGCAGCCAACATAAATAGGTTATCTAATCCTAAAAGGCCTCACAAAAAACAAACgtatcatcaacaaacaacaaatgagaaaCCAAAATCCCTTCACCGTCCTTATTCCTCACTTGGCAACCCAACAAAAAAACTCCAGCTACCGCTCTCTTTAAGAGACAACTAAGTGCCTTCATCacaatcacaaataaataagtgaGAGGGGATCCCCCTGCCTCAATTCCCTAGAGCTTTGGAAAAAGCCTGAAGAGGTGTCATTGGCCAAAACAATGAAACTAGGTGTGGATATGTACCACTTGATCCACCCAATCCACTTCTCTCCAACACCCATCTTTTCCATAATTGAAAGCAAGAAGGACCAATCTACATGATCATAAGTCTTCTCTATATCAGGTTTGCATAGAATCGCACAATCGTTGCtttcaaaattgaatcaattgcTTCATTGGCAATAAGCACTGCATCCAAAATATGTCTTCCCTctacaaaggcattttgggccTTGGAGATCATTTTGGCTATCACCAATTTGAACCTATTGGCCCTtctcaaataaatgaataaccAATGGAAGATGTAATAGAGAAATAAAGGGACCAGGGAGGAATCAGCTTACTTGCACAACTGAAACTAATGAAATAGCCAATCCAGTCAACAATGGAGGACTTGACAACTTGGAGTTTGGGTCAGCAGAATATGCTGAAGGAGAAGCTGAAAGAACTTTCAAAACCTACAATATGGAGAAGTATtcataataagtaaaaattaagagAGTGAAACCATTAGAAGTGGCTAGTAGTTTGACTTGTATATGCCTTTAGCACAATTGGGTTACAGAAAGCAAAAGGTTAGACACAGACGGCCTTCAACTTACCAGGCTGTTGGCAGAATTTAATGAATGTCCAATCCCTTTGTAAAGTACAGGGGCCTGTTTCACACAAACCTAAACTGTTCAAAAATGTGAATGTTGAGTTTATTGTTAAACCTTGCAGAAAAGAGCTCTTAAAGACATTCAAATGAAAGGTTAAAACAATACACAAACTTTGAAACAGTGTTTCATATACTtgatgagaaaaacaaaagCTGATTTGGGATCACAGCTGCAAAATGCACCCATCACTggaattttaattcattattcatttggATGATGCAAGACAAATTGAAAGCACAAGAAATGCATAGAAAACAACAAGAACTCACATCCCTGCTATTGAATTTTCAGTTTTGAAGAGTCATTTCATAAAGTTTTCAGAAAGGTTTTTTATCACTCAGGAAGAAGTAATGCAAGAAGCAAGGTTTTCAGCTAAAAGTAAGCTTCTATTGGCCATGAGAGTAGGCGGGAGAGCTTCTTGTGGCAAAGTAATAAGATGCATGCACACAATTTCCAGCATACATTGCAATCAACAAACAATCTCGTCACACAACTAACCTCAACTGTGGTGCTTCCCAGAATGACATCGGACTGAATGAAATCATCACTAGCAATCAATGTATGGTCTCCTTCGGTGTCTGACACTGCATAGCTGGTGTGATCAATAACCATAGCCGACGGATCCTAAAGcaaaatttgaagataaaaacaaatatagacGTAAAGAAAACAAGACACAACCACGAAATACTTCATTCATGCATTCCATACTCACCTCATCAAAATCAACGCCGCACTCCGTCGCGATACTCCGGATCAAACCAGATGCAGATGCATCAGTAGTTATAATTAAGTCATGACCAGAATCAACAAAATCGAGAATGGCACCCAGGTCCAATGACCCTCCAAACCCTAGAAAAATACAATTAGTGCCTAAACAGTCCGCGAAATAACGAGAAATTATGCTGATTCATAATGCTCACGCTCGGTTGTCGGGGAAAATAGAATCAATCCATCGTATAAATATTGGCCGTATCTTTGAAGAGAAATCTTCGGATCGTCTGCAAGCTTGAAGTCGAGCTCTAAACCGCGAGTTTGGAGAGATTTGAAGAAGATGGAGTGGGAAGATTTGAGGCCGATGTCATCGAGGACGACTAGAATGCGGCGATCAGTGGGGTTTTCGGGAGAGAAGGAGTAGCATAGAAATGGGAGAAGTGAGATGAGGGTGAGGAACATAGGAAGATTCGCCATTGCTGGTGTAGGGTTTAGGAGGTCCAGAATCGCAAAGATACGGGTTTTGACTTGACCTCCCTTATGCGATTGCGCAGAAAATCTCTTTCACCCCTACTTTCGAGCTTTGTGTCACATCAGTGGAGTGTGAATGGTATCAGAAAAGTCCTAAAAGATCTAAGGGTTATGCTAGGGTACCGAAATGCACTTTTCGGTACCATACCCACTTTTTTAAGGCTAATAAGGTAGAGACACATGgcatgcaaaattaaaaaaaaaattaaacaaaaccaCTTAATTTAATATCTTTCGTCCAACagctaaaaaaaaaccaacgCACGCTACCTCCCTTAGCACAATAGAATTTTCCAAGATCTAATCATATTTCTAAACAAAAAGCAGAAGATAGGGAAGCATGTGTAAGGCATTTTAAAGATTTCCATCCAATTCTAATATTAGagtctgtttggttgctaagatctgttttatattcttgaaaataaaaaccactGAAAACATCTTTGTGAAAGGCGTgcgcttttattttttatatttttcatgttctcaaaaatcattttttggagcataataaaaagatgtttttattattttttcactatttcaaataatagattattcttcatttttttttttttgtttttctacttgTATATTGTATTTCCACGAAGATGAACTCCACCCAACCATCACACCCTCACcaacaaatctttttttttttttttcttaaattattgaaattaacaTACTTACATATGATTACAAAgttattctttatttaattttatacatataaaaattatttatatacttataatattaagtcaataaaagaaaacattttattaattaaaaaaataactttcgaatatgttttttattttacttattctaacaaacttttttattaactcaaccaaacattttctcttatttttttagaacaaaaatggtttttcaaaacaattttcaaaaacaacaaccaaatagGTCTTTATATACATACTTTGTATGTAACcgttatataaaaaattctaaaaaagttTAGGATAGAATGAACCTTTGTGGTTAAGAGAATTCCTTTGATACCTATAGATAAGAGGTGATTTTATTAGGTCAAGACATCAAACAAGTTAAAGAGCTTCTCGCATTCTAAAATATCTTTGTGTTATACAAAACATCCTTATACgatataaagttttatttttctttaagtgCTGTTTTTATTGGGTATTTTGGCTATTGAGTCATGGAGCATTCCTTAGTATAGCTAACTAAGGATAAGGATactaaggtgatgtttgtttttttacttaattctaaatagaactttaatgtttaatagtgttaaatattaaattgttatttttatagtattttatttttattaaatattaaaaagtaaataaataccaatatattattttttatttagaaaaaatcaaatattttgatttttatatttagtaaaaaatttataatatttcattaaaaatttataatatttcattaaaGAAGAGTTTCTACATGCCACAAAGTTGGTTGTTTTTTACTGGACTAACTCAATTTTGCTTGATTTGGAAGCCTGTTGTCACAATATGCTTTAAATGGCCCTTCCCATTAGCTTATATAGGAGGtgggaagcttctagagaccaCTCAAGACATTTACATTTAGCTACAAAGTGGAAGAGCATAGAAACTTCTAAAGAGgactagagatgtccacacatctctacacttggCTAGGAGAGCATTGGAATAGTGTGAGGTGTTCTAGAATCTTCCAAAGTCATCTTGTACATAGACTAGAGTATGAGcttctagattattcttgaTTTATAAGGAACCCTTCAAGGTTTTAAAAACTTCTAAGGTGCTTATAAATAGGTAAAAACCTTATTTGGCCAAGGTACCATCCAAGAATCTAACCAACCAAAGCAAGTGAGTTCCAAAGTACTTGTAAAGCTTCATGAAACAATAAAACTTTGATTCTTTAAGTGTTGCCTATTACGCCCTCTAAAGCTTCTAAAGCGGGTGTATTTTAGCTTAGCAAGTTAAGCATCGGGAATAAGATTGACTTAGTAAGATCAAGGAttttgacttgtctaagtgttatACGAGTTTAGGAAAATACTAAGTCTGTGACACTATACCACTAAAATagttccaataaaaaaaatggtgaacctATTGAGGGAGTGATTATGAATCCTTTGTTAGATGTGATACTACATACATGATTAATTAGGGATAAtacacatttatttatttacttgcgttaaaatatatggaatttggaaggaaaaagaaTATGCAACTTcgattttgaaaataacttaaaaaaatgaaagaaaatataaatttgaagttaaggaaatattttatatgccTCTTTGACCtccatttacttatttttcattttttatataaagatgaaataattttaaaatatataaatttctaagtagggttaaatataatttatcccTTTAATTTTGGATCCGCATTACACTTTATCCTTTATATTCAAAACTCAACATTTTACTCTTAAACTTGTTAAAAAgtctaaatgaaaaaataaaatcgaaatgtaattaagaaaaatatatatttttcaaatttaaaatcatcaCATTTTATAGTTGcatgtgaaaattttgatagCTAGCCATGAAAGTATccctaaataaaaatatcaatgcTAGTAGTTGTTATACAtcaaaaacatttgaaaaattttactttaaaattgtCAATCCAAAGTTTGAACCAATGTTTAAAGTAGGGaataaaaaactgaaaaaaaacaGTTCATGAAAAGCTTTGTAATTTGGGGTAAAGTGATGTTTCACAAGTTTAGAGAGGACAAAATGCTCGATTTTAAATGTAAGGAGATAGTATAAAATACGACAAAATATTACATTTAACCCTGGATCCAAACTAGTATCAACAAGGGACAAAATGATAAGACAAGTGATGATATAGCTGTCTAATTCAAGATACCGAGAAAGAAGAGAATCTGCCCATGGTTATAATTAGgttaaaaacataagaaaaaaagaaaagaaaaacacttgTTTCTTTGATTTATAATCGGAAAACTCTTTGATATTTCATGGTGGGGTTTAAAACCCTTTAATTAAATCCGATTAGAATGGTATCTTTATCTCATTTAGTCACTATTGGAGTGAGATATCGATAGTGATATCATCCTGCTATAACTCCGTGGATGACCATAACTTACtttcaaatcttaaaatattaatgaCTTTTGAGGTCCGCGACGCTATTTGATTGGTAATGAAAAGGTCTTGGAAAGGAATCACTCAATTTATCATGTAAAAAATTCATAGATGctatatattgttttaaaatcacTCTAATTTATTTGTGACATCTCCATCACAGATTTCATGTCTATTGCTGATTCGCTTTtggctttttctttctttctaattgTTTGCATGCCAATATATGATGCTAGAATTGATTACCTCAGACGCGTCACCGAAAGAAATATTAGCTTTTCGATCCAAGACGTCAAAATAAACGTTGAAAAATGCTGCACGCTGGTTTGTATTACGAACAAGATTCATCGCATCATGTTCTTAAAAAGACCAACAAGTGATCAACGGACCTTCCAATACATAAGATTTCAACAAtcaaaataagaaggaaaacaaGCAAACTTTAAGGAAACACTGTCATGGGGTTGGGGCTGCACTTTAATACAAGGACAAATTCCATGGGTGGCGGAGTCGGAAATAGGCCTACCCCATATACTTATTACGTTCTTATTCCAGAACGGTTCATCCATTACACCAAATTTTACACACACTGTCACATAAATCAGCAACCATGGACCCTAACTGAACCTCGTCTTTCTGGCAGACGCACGCTGATTTCAGTCTTTGGCTATTAGAGAGAGTGAGTTATAAGAGGACGCATCCTTGCTTAAAGCGCTCTCTCCACTCTTCTTTAGTTCTTTTACtctatttctcatttctttgtcAACCATCACCCTCCTAACCATCTTCTCTATCTCCTCTCTCCTCACCACCCTCTTAGTCGGCAACACCTCCGGTCTGACAGCAATTCCGAGATCCTCCGTCACTATCGTCGCATTCAATCTTTGCTCCGCGAAAAGAGGCCACGCAATCATTGGCACAGCGTTGACTATACTCTCTAGCGTGGAACTCCACCCGCAGTGTGATAAAAATCCTCCGACCGATGGATGGCGGAGGATATCCACTTGAGGAGCCCAGTTTGGGATCACAATTCCAATAGTTTTGGTACGGCCTAGGAACCCAACTGGCAAGTAACGTATTGGATCATCACCTCCGTTTCCTAACGTAAAATAGGACccatataaattattttggatgGGCGGCCGCACCACCCAGATAAATCTGTGCTGGCTCAGTTCCAATCCCCAAGCCAGCTCAGTGAGTTGCTCGATTGTGATCGTTCCACCACTCCCAAAAGAGACGTAAATAACTGACTCAGTGGGTTGCAGGTCTAGCCAATCCAACAGCTCCCTCGGAGCTACCCCTCCTGGACATCTTGTCAGAGGACCAATAGGGTAAATCGGTACCTTTACAAAAGGTGCCATTGCTTCTTCATCTCTAAGTGCTCTGAGCGTGGTGGGTTCCAGATCCTCCCACGTGTTCAACAAAATTCCGTCACACTTAGACAGCCCGGCCCCCATGCGCACGTACTGAAGGTACTCCTGATTCGTCCGGTCCAGCATCGGGTCAACCACATCTTCTGGCCGTACCGGTTTGCATCCGGGAAGACTAAGCGGTTCTGTTCTATCTACATACTCCCCTTCCACCTCCATATCTAAAATTGGAGCATATACCGATAATGACAGAAACCATGCAGTCCCAGGGAAGTAAATGTACTTTGGCATGTCGAATTCTAAGATATGGAGGGCTTCAAATCCAAAGAAGTCCAGGATGAGGACTGTGGGTCGAACCTTCATTCCGGAGATTGCGGTCCGGAATCTCGGTATTATCTCCCTCATAATCGCAGCAATGCGTGTAACTAGCTTAGCATCAGCGTCAACTAGGTTGGACATGTCCACTGGGGGGAGTTCAACCATGTTTAGGAGCTGGGGACTGGCAATCGACTGGAGAAGTTGGGACTCTGCAGGTGATGTAGAAGCTGATATGGTGAAGACAGTAACGTCAAATCCATGATGAGTTACAAGCCGTTTCCCGAGCTCCAGCATGGGGATGAGGTGACCCAAACCGGGGCTGGATAGTAGTGCTGCGTGAGGCTTTGAACTCTCCATAACTGCTCTGCAACTAAGAAGAAAGAACCAACAATCAACAGAATGCAAACACGCCGCCTTAGAAAGAGATTATTAAGGTGGAGTATACGCAAAGGGTACTCTTATATGAAGATGGATCGCAATTGCACCACCTGGGGATAGAGAGCTTAGTGATTATCCGACCGGCAGCCCTAGCCTCAGATGGGTTGTGGAAAATAACATATGAAACTGCGTCATCTGGCGTTTTAAAGTCGTGCATCAATGTCACGGGACTCACGGCGGACAACTCTGGTATGTACCTGGCCCACTCGCACTATGGAGCCATTTTTATGTTCGTAATTTTTTGTTGGTTTGTCAAATCAAATGTTAATGCATACCAACTCTGGCTTTGTGCACGACTTTTATTGGCCGAGACTATTatatgcatttatttatttattttgtcatttAGGATAATCATAATAATGCCTGATTGGGaacattaaattcaattatttaagtcgattaaaaaatcaaattatcattattaaattcCACAACAAATCACTTAAAGATTCGTGTGTATATTTTGTGCTAAGGCCAACATCCCATAGTCAAATAAGGCCAAATAtacataataaaatatattgttttgatacattcaaaattttcaggCTGATAAGATATTAATCAAATCCAACTATAGATCATCATCTATGGTTAAAATTACATATGTCATGGTATCAATTAAATAAAGTACCAACTTTTGTGTAGATCTATACAATTTAAGATACCTTCAATAGGATGGAATACgatctcaaattttattattgtttgtttGCCAAAATCATGATACCCATAAAAACCTAATTTGCAGGTTTTTATACATTCAATAACCTTTACTTCATCaagttttataaaatcttttcaCCGACATGCATGTCACATATCatagttttttagttttttactcCTTTCGAAGACAGTAACGTCAAAACCATGATGAGTTACGAGGCGTTTAGCTAGCTCCAGGACGGGGATGAGGTGACCCAAACCGGGGCCGGATAGTAGTGCTGCGTGAGGCTTAATTTGAGCTCTCCATGGCTGCATTCAAGTAAGAATAGAGGATCAAGAAGAGGCCTATGAAATGGGGGAGGAGATGCACAGGGCATTTATACTCCTTATCTTCTGAGCATGATGCCCTCCCCTCTCTGCTGCCACACTGACCATTCAACTCCCATTCAGCATGATTCCAATCATCTCTGACTTCTTGTTACAGCACGTGGGAGCTAAGTGCACAGCTCCCAGCACCCGCCTTATCTATAGACTATAGTGTTTTTTATTAGAATACGGCAgtcttacaaaataattttaaatctattataatttttatcaagtaggaaaaaagaatttttatttttaaatcatttctaCAAAAGATAATTTGtgaccttttaaaaaaattataaaaaaataaaattatcttttcaagacacggtttataaatttttatttttttatatgagaaatcatatcttaaaaatacaattttggtcaaattttattttaagaaattgtttctttaatagatgattttcaaataataataataataataataataataataataataaactgagaaatcgtctctttaacttaaaagattaatatttttaattttaaaatttatataataaaattaatttaaaattaaaacaaaataaaattatttattttgtaaataattatttaataaattaataacaaatttgtttttttaaattcaatttttttttacataaaattgataataagtttttttttttaattccaaagtgaaagaaaaaaaaagataaatatcttatattaaatttagtaaataaaattaattaattttataaatatatttataataattgtgttattgtataagtataataggaatggaaaaatgaatttttgaagttttttttttctttgtgaaaattgtttcttgaagagacaatttcttattttttgtgattttttcttttttttttaataaattaataacaatttttttaaactccgttttcacataaaattaataatagttttttttattccaaagtgaaagaaaaaaataatagataaatattatttattttatattaaaattggtatattatttatatattaaatgtagtaaataaaattaattaattttataatatatatttataataattatattattgtataaGTAAAATAGGGAATGAAAAACTGGATTTTGAAGGTTTTCTTTTAGTTGAAAATCGTCTCATCAAGAGACAATTTCTcacttcttattttattttttattttttatttttgtggaaaTTGTCTCTTAGaagatttctcaatttttttttaatcttcaaaagacgattctcatataaaaaattaaattttagaaattgtgtcttaaaaagatgatttatatatatatatatataatttttttttaaatgtcattaatcgtcttttgaagagacaattttaaaaaataataataatttcccCTTTTCCTATCTAGCAAAAATTACTAtagatttgaattatttttctcattatagtaatttaagaattattttttaaaactgttgtATTCTTGTAAAAAATCCCTTATCTATATATGCTGTGCTGAGTAGGGTCACTTTcttcctaaaatatttataaagacaCAGTTATGACTAAAGGCTTAAGCAAAAAAAACCAATGCGCCACATTTATAATTGTTTAATTCAACCGTTGGTGCAtgacattttacaaaataaattttgagctgctatgaaatattataaagtctaaattttaataaaaatcaaaataatagaaatatataGGACTTGCccatatattaatatattattataattgcCTGATTATAtgttgataaataaattttgtactGCTATGAAATATTAGTAGTAAATTTGCAGCTAAACACAACtctcaaataaaaatcataataaaatagTAAGCATAATGAGTGTAATGTAGATTTTAAGTGAGAGGTGGATGGCAGGGATcaaaataagatatttataGGCACTATATGAACCAAAATAGTCATAAAGACCTATTAACCATTGCTGTGTTTCTGGTTGTGGGATTATGTTCCAATTCAAATATGATTGTTGTATGAAGAGGAGAAGCATcttacaatttaattaaaaaaaaaaaaatcaatgatgtCATAGAAAATTGTTAATGCCACCAAAACATGACCAATGATGACATAAGAcaccaaccaatcaaaaaaaggTGTCAATGTATGAACCAATCATGCATGGCCTGGTAACTAATTGCCTAGCTACCTCCATTTTTACCAATCAAATGTTGCCTTTAGTCCGGCCAATCATACACTATCTCCATCTTAACCAATCAAGTATAGCCCTATTTTAACAAATCATAGGTCGTCTCCTTGAAAACCAATTAGATAAAACCTTTTTACCAACCAAATATATTATAACACTAAATACTTCTTAACCTTCTTGAATTATATCATGAAACTTAGTACCTTCTAGAATTTCCCAATGCCATTATAAATAGGGCATTACACTTTCCTGACAGATGTTGTCAACATCTCACAATGTTCCTGTATACAACTCTTCCACTTGGTTAAGTATCCTTTTGATGATGGTCATCCTCCTACTCTTTGCGTTACTTGATTTATAAGTATCTCTTCAACTTCTTTATCATACAATACTAATACTATGGGGGGTTTCCCTCCACGTGTCCTTCCCCAAATTCAAAACCCCTTGGTTCGTCCAAGGTAAGTAGATAATCCGTCTAGACCAAAACAAGCTCCGTATGGCATAAGAGGAGAGAGATTTCCTTCATTCTCAATACCAGACGGAATGGACAGACCAAGCCAACTAAGATTTCTAGATGGGCCAACTAACACAACCAAGGGTTCTAGGCATTGAACAAATGGTTAGTCATACTTAGTACTTGAACGACGGCCTAGACGACATTTACACCTAAAAATCAATGTATTCTAATTGCTATGCGCAATCAGCAACATTGATTAACGTAAATGCATAGTCAACTACATGGTCCGAGACTTTTGCTTGACAATCAGCAAATAACACCAATCAACAAATAACATCAATTAGCAAATAGCACTAGTCAGCTGCTTTTGCTTGGTATGATTGCCCAATCTGCGCAGAGATGATGACATTGACTATTATGATAAGGCTTGATTTTCGCCCTAATGGCAATCATCATCACAAGAAAGGCATGAATGCACAATCAACGCTATGACAATGGTGTCATCCGTTATATAAAAACCTTTCGAGAAGCATGAAAAAGGTACACGCATACAGGGCCATTCAAAATAATTGGACTCATCCTCATCGATTTCtgacttaagcttcggaggGGCGTGCCCGGACCACTTATCCGGACATCCTTCTGTGCAGATAAGAAGTCTATCTGACTCCAGGGAAACTAGATGGACCCAAATCTGGTTAGTACTACACCAACATTATCGTCGTCTGTGGAAAAGATTTAAGGATGTTAACACCCTCTAGAAGTTAATCATCAACTATGGGTAGCAAAGACTATTTTGTCTGGCGTGAAATGATGGAAAAAGGTCAATGAGAAAATGATCAGCAAATGTAGACTCTGCTATGCCAAACGAAGCGACTCATAGAAGAGAATAAAGAGTTACAGACTCAAATATCAGCAACAAGCCCCTCTCAAAGTCGAAACACTCAGAGCCGACAAACAACCTCAAGACTAACTGCTGATGCATCTTACCCCGGGGGCACAAAATTCTCCTTTGGCAATTACTCAAGACAATTCGGGGAGAAATCTTCTCCAAATCACCAAATACAACAGAACGAAAGCACCAGCTCTACCCGAGCTTCAAGGAAGATGAGGCGCAGCAGAAGGTCGCATTTATTTGATGCAATGCGAGCCCGACTAGGATCTCAAGCACTAGGTGTGGAGGGGCAGCCACAAATGTTAGAGACTCTAAGGGCCCGTTTAGGTTCCCCAACCGTGACAACTATGTTAGAACGACCCTCTTAGCTACCAAGGCAGCGGATTGAAGTATTGTCGACGCGAGCTCCGCTCGACTCTATCAGTCGACggttggatgacatgctctccatgcCGTTCGGTCCCCATATTATTAATTACGAGCCACTTAGAGGGTTTGTAGTGCCAAAATTCACGATGTATGATGGAACGAGCGACCTGTTCAATCACATCATGCACTTCAAGCAGctcatgacccttgacataGGGAATGATGCATTGATGTGCAAGGTCTTTCTGGCTAGCCTACACGAACAAGCTCTCTCTTGGTTCCACCATTTTCCACAGAATTTTGTGAACACTTTTTAAGATGTCATGAA
Coding sequences:
- the LOC117912045 gene encoding anthocyanidin 3-O-glucosyltransferase 5-like isoform X1 translates to MQPWRAQIKPHAALLSGPGLGHLIPVLELDDAVSYVIFHNPSEARAAGRIITKLSIPSCRAVMESSKPHAALLSSPGLGHLIPMLELGKRLVTHHGFDVTVFTISASTSPAESQLLQSIASPQLLNMVELPPVDMSNLVDADAKLVTRIAAIMREIIPRFRTAISGMKVRPTVLILDFFGFEALHILEFDMPKYIYFPGTAWFLSLSVYAPILDMEVEGEYVDRTEPLSLPGCKPVRPEDVVDPMLDRTNQEYLQYVRMGAGLSKCDGILLNTWEDLEPTTLRALRDEEAMAPFVKVPIYPIGPLTRCPGGVAPRELLDWLDLQPTESVIYVSFGSGGTITIEQLTELAWGLELSQHRFIWVVRPPIQNNLYGSYFTLGNGGDDPIRYLPVGFLGRTKTIGIVIPNWAPQVDILRHPSVGGFLSHCGWSSTLESIVNAVPMIAWPLFAEQRLNATIVTEDLGIAVRPEVLPTKRVVRREEIEKMVRRVMVDKEMRNRVKELKKSGESALSKDASSYNSLSLIAKD
- the LOC117912045 gene encoding anthocyanidin 3-O-glucosyltransferase 5-like isoform X3, encoding MESSKPHAALLSSPGLGHLIPMLELGKRLVTHHGFDVTVFTISASTSPAESQLLQSIASPQLLNMVELPPVDMSNLVDADAKLVTRIAAIMREIIPRFRTAISGMKVRPTVLILDFFGFEALHILEFDMPKYIYFPGTAWFLSLSVYAPILDMEVEGEYVDRTEPLSLPGCKPVRPEDVVDPMLDRTNQEYLQYVRMGAGLSKCDGILLNTWEDLEPTTLRALRDEEAMAPFVKVPIYPIGPLTRCPGGVAPRELLDWLDLQPTESVIYVSFGSGGTITIEQLTELAWGLELSQHRFIWVVRPPIQNNLYGSYFTLGNGGDDPIRYLPVGFLGRTKTIGIVIPNWAPQVDILRHPSVGGFLSHCGWSSTLESIVNAVPMIAWPLFAEQRLNATIVTEDLGIAVRPEVLPTKRVVRREEIEKMVRRVMVDKEMRNRVKELKKSGESALSKDASSYNSLSLIAKD
- the LOC117913561 gene encoding dolichyl-diphosphooligosaccharide--protein glycosyltransferase 48 kDa subunit-like; its protein translation is MANLPMFLTLISLLPFLCYSFSPENPTDRRILVVLDDIGLKSSHSIFFKSLQTRGLELDFKLADDPKISLQRYGQYLYDGLILFSPTTERFGGSLDLGAILDFVDSGHDLIITTDASASGLIRSIATECGVDFDEDPSAMVIDHTSYAVSDTEGDHTLIASDDFIQSDVILGSTTVEAPVLYKGIGHSLNSANSLVLKVLSASPSAYSADPNSKLSSPPLLTGLAISLVSVVQARNNARIMISGSLEMFSNRLFQSGAQKAGSSNRYEKSGNEQFVTELSKWIFHERGHLKAANVRHHKVGETDEPAMYRINDDLEYSVEIHEWSGKSWEPYVSNDVQIQFYMMSPYVLKTLSSDQKGKYFTSFKVPDVYGVFQFKVEYQRLGYTSLSLLKQIPVRPFKHNEYERFIKTAFSYYGASFSAMAGFFIFTIVYLYYK
- the LOC117912045 gene encoding anthocyanidin 3-O-glucosyltransferase 5-like isoform X2, translated to MQPWRAQIKPHAALLSGPGLGHLIPVLELDDAVSYVIFHNPSEARAAGRIITKLSIPRAVMESSKPHAALLSSPGLGHLIPMLELGKRLVTHHGFDVTVFTISASTSPAESQLLQSIASPQLLNMVELPPVDMSNLVDADAKLVTRIAAIMREIIPRFRTAISGMKVRPTVLILDFFGFEALHILEFDMPKYIYFPGTAWFLSLSVYAPILDMEVEGEYVDRTEPLSLPGCKPVRPEDVVDPMLDRTNQEYLQYVRMGAGLSKCDGILLNTWEDLEPTTLRALRDEEAMAPFVKVPIYPIGPLTRCPGGVAPRELLDWLDLQPTESVIYVSFGSGGTITIEQLTELAWGLELSQHRFIWVVRPPIQNNLYGSYFTLGNGGDDPIRYLPVGFLGRTKTIGIVIPNWAPQVDILRHPSVGGFLSHCGWSSTLESIVNAVPMIAWPLFAEQRLNATIVTEDLGIAVRPEVLPTKRVVRREEIEKMVRRVMVDKEMRNRVKELKKSGESALSKDASSYNSLSLIAKD